The Gemmatirosa kalamazoonensis nucleotide sequence GCAGCGCGTCCCACGCGTGCTGCGCCGGGGTCGCGTCGTCGCCGAACAGCCACAGGTCCACCGACGACACGAGCCGACCCGAGTTGATGTCCCACGCGCGGCCGATCACGTTCGCGTACGGCGTCCCGTCGGTCGAGCCGGGGATCGTCTGCCGGAAGATGCCGTCGAGGAAGAGCTGCATCGGCGCGACCGTCGCGGGACCGCCGGTGTTCGTCAGCGTCACGTGGTAGCCGAACGCGGCCGACGCCGTGGCGCTGTGCGTCGAGCCCGACGTCCCGGCGTACAGGTGCGCGGCGCCGCCCGCCACGTCGATCGCCGCCGCCGCCGACGCGCCGGGCAGCGCCGCGTGCGTCGTGAGGCTCGCGGCGCCGAGCAGCGCCTGGAGATCCTGCGCGCCGGTCGCGGCGTCGACCACCTGGCCGCTCACGTACGTCGTGGTCTGGGCGGCGGCGGGCACGGCGACGGCGCTCGCCGCGAGCAGGAAGCCCGCGACGCGGCAGGCGTGGACGGGGCGTGGAAGTGTCGTGCGGAACGTCATGGCGTCGGTCTCCGGTCGGGGTCGTGTTGGAACGGCGCCCGAACGTCGCGCCCCGCGCTTGCGCCGTCGCTTAGGTGCCCGGTGTAAGCGCCGCCGTAAGCAGGGAGGACCATCGTACGCTCGCCGTATCGCTCCCCCTCCCCTTCAGCTCCCCCGCCGGTGTTCGTCGTCGAATCGTCCGCGCTCGTCCCGCACCCGCCACGCACCGCGTTCGCCGCCGCGGCCAGCCTCGAGGGCGCCGTGCGCTGGCAGAGCGGCGTCGAAGGGGTGCGCCGGCCGCGCGGCCGGGGGCTCCGCACCTCGCCGCTCGTCCTCCTCTACCGCGCACTCGGCGAGCGCCACCGCCTCGCCGTCCGGGTGACCGAGTTCGACCCGCCCGCCCGCTTCGCCTACCGGGCCGAGGGCGACGCGTTCGCGCTGGAGACGACGCTGGCGTTCGAGCCGGCGCCCGACGGCACGCGCGTGCTGCAGCACGTCGCGCTCGACACGGCCGTCGGCGCGGCGCCCGACGCGGCCGCGCTCCGCCGTCTGCTCGCGCGTCGCACGGCGGGCGACCTCGCACGGCTCACCGCGTGGGTCGCCGCGTGGAGCCGGATGATGCGGGCGCCGAGGGCCGAGGCCCCCGCCGTGCTGGCGCGAATGGCGGACTGACCAGTAGCGTTCCTGGAGTCTTCACGTCCTCGTTTCGCCTCTCCGTGTCCGACGCCGCCGCCGCTACACCCTCCGCGCCGACCGCGCCCGCCGTCCCGCACAACGTTCCGCCCGCCCTCTCGTCGTTCGTCGGACGCGCCCGCGAGCGCGCCGACCTCGCCCGCGCGCTCGGCGGCGCGGGTGGCACGCGGCTGGTGACCATCACGGGGCCCGGCGGCGCCGGGAAGACCCGGCTGGCGCGCGAGGTGGCCGCGGCCGGCGCGGCGTCGCGCGACGACGGGCGGCCGCCGTTTCCCGGCGGCGTCTGGTGGGTGGAGCTCGCGCCGGTCTCCGACCCATCGGCCGTGGCGCCGGCCATCGGTGACGCGCTCGGCGTGCGTCCCGCGCCCGGGCGCGACGTGCTCGACGCGGTGGCCGAGGTGCTGCGCGGCGTCGGCCCGGCGTCGAGCGGCGACGACGGCCCGCGCACGCTGCTCGTGCTCGACAACTGCGAGCACGTGGTGGAGGCGGCGGCCATGCTCGTCGAGCGGCTGCTGCGCGCGGTGCCGTCGCTCGCCATGCTGGCGACGAGCCGCGAGGCGCTCGCGGTGGAGGGCGAGCAGGTGCGGGTGCTGCCGCCGCTCGCCTCGCCGCCGACGACGACGCCCACCGCGGCGGCGATCGCGCACTACGAGGCGGTGCGGCTGTTCGTCGAGCGCGCGCAGGCGGCGAGCCCCGCGTTCGCGCTCAGCGACGCGAGCGCCCCCGCCGTCGCCACGATCACGGCGCGGCTCGACGGCCTGCCGCTCGCGCTCGAGCTGGCGGCGGCGAGCGTCGGCGCGTTAGGCGTGGAGCAGGTCGCGGCGCGGCTCGACGACGCCTTCCGACTGCTCACGCGCGGCCGCCGCACCGCGCTGCCGCGCCACCGCACGCTGCAGGCGCTGCTCGACTGGAGCTACGAGCTGCTGCGGCCGGCGGAGCGCGCGCTGCTGGCGCGGCTCGCCGTGTTCCGCGGGCCGTTCACCGCGGACGCGGTGGAGGCCGTGGGCGCCGCCGGCCACGGCGACGCGATCCCCGACGGCGCGGCGGCGGTGGCCGCGTTGGGCCGGCTCGTCGAGCAGTCGCTCGTCGAGGCGCGCGACCACCACGGCGAGACGCGCTTTCGCCTGCTCGAGACGGTGAAGCAGTACGGCCTCGATCGACTCGGCGCCGACCCGGACGAGGCGCGGCGCACGCACGCCCGCCACGCGCGCTGGGTGGAGGCGCTCGCCTCCGCCGCCGCGCCGGCGACGTGGAGCGCTGCGCGCGGTCGAACGGTCGCGCGTCTCGCCCGCGACGTCGACGAGATCCGCGGGGCGCTCGACTGGGCGTTAGGCGCGGAGCCGATGCTCGCCGCGCGCATCGTCGGTGCGCTCGCGTGGTTCTGGATCTCCGGCGTGTCGTGGCAGGACGCGCGCGGCCGCGTGGAGGCGGCGCTCGCCGCCGCCGACGCCGAAGGCGTGTCCGACGCGGCGCGTTCCCCGGCCGATCAGCGCGCGCTCGCCGAGCTGCTGTTCCCGCTCTCCGCGCTGCAATGGTTCGCCGGCGAGAGCGCGCCGATGCTGCGCACCGCCGAGCGCGCCGAGACGCTGTGGAGCGCCGTCGCTGCCGGCGGCACCGACGACGCGCTGCGCGCTGCCCGCGGGCGCGCGATGATGCGCCAGCAGAGGGGGCTCGCGCTCGCCGCGCTCGGCCGCGTGGACGAGAGCCGGCGCGCCGCGGACGACGCGGTGTGCATCGCCGGCGAGTCGGGCGACGCGTGGCTCGACGCCGTGATGCGCTGCCGCCGTCCGTACATCGGCCGGCTCGGCGGCGCGTACGATCGCGCGCCGGCCGAGTACGCGGACGCGATCGCGCGGCTGCGCGCGGTCGGCGAGACGTGGCTGCTCTCGCGCAGCCTCTACGAGAAGGGAGAGATGGAGCTCGCCGCGGAGGATCTCGCCGCCGCCGCCGCGTCGATGCGCGAGAGCGTCGCCGTGCTGCACGACGAGCCCGATGCATGGTTCCTGTCGTGCGCGCTCGACACGCTGGCGACGATCGCCGTGACCTCGTCGAGCGCCGCGCGCGGCAACGCGGCGGCCGCCCGTCTCCTCGGCGCGGCCGCGGAGCTGCGCGCGCGCTGCGGCGCCGAGGTGATCGAGGCCGAGCGCGGGCGGCACGCCGCGACCGTCGCCCAGGTGCGCGCGACGCTGCCGCGCGCGACGTTCGATGCGGAGTGGGCCGCCGGCGCCGCGCTCGACCTCGACGGGCTGTTCGCCCTCGCGCGCGATGCCGACGTGCTCGATGCCGACGTGACCGGCGCCGAGCGGAGCGTGCGCGCGCCGGAGGCCGCGCCGCCCGCCGCGTCAGGCCCCGCGTCGCCGGCCGTCGCGCCGCTCGCCGTCCGGGTGCTCGGCCCGCTCGTCGTGGCGCGCGACGGCGTGCCGTTAGGCGCCGGCGAGCTGCCCGGCGGCAAGGTGAGCGAGCTGCTGCTGTACCTCGTGTGCCACCCCGAGGGACGCACGAAGGAGGAGATCGGCCTCGCGCTGTGGCCCGACGCCTCCGCGGCGCAGGTGCGCGGCGTCTTCCACGTCACGCTGCACCGCCTGCGGCGCGCGATCGGCGGCGAGCGCGGATGGGTGACGGTCGTCGACGGCCGGTACGCGCTCGCACGCGAGCCCGCGCCCGGCGTCCGCCTCGCGTGCGACGTCGACGACCTGCTCGCCGCCGCCGACGCGCTCGCCCGCGCCGAGCGTCGGCAGCAGGCGCTCGACGCGGCGGCGCTCGCCGACGCGGAGCGCGCGCTCGGCGTCGGCGCGGACGGCGGCCCGCGCGGCGATCTCGCGCCCGGTCTCGCGCTCGGCGACTGGATCGTCGAGCACCAGGACCGCGTGCGAGCGGCGTGGGCCGACGGCGTGCAGGCGCTCGGACGGCAGCACGCACGCGTCGGGCGGGCCGCCGAGGGCGCGCGCGTGCTCGGCGCGCTCGTGACGCGTGAGCCGCTGCGCGAGAGCGCGCACCGGGAGCTGATGGTGCTGTGGGCGGCGTCGGGCGAGCGGGCGCGCGCGCTCGCGCACTACGACGCGCTCGTCACGCTGCTGCGGCGCGAGGTCGGCGTGCCGCCGTCGCGCGACACGCAGGGGATCGCGGAGCGCATCCGGCTCGGGTAGGACGGTCACCGCACCATCCACGCGGCGACGCGGTGCCACCACGCGCTCGTGCCGATCGCGACGCGGAGCGGCAGCGACAGGAACACGAGCGGCGCGCCCCACCGGTAGACGCGGTGCACTCGACCCATGACCAGCCGATCGTGGATCGGTCCCGCGGCGAGGAGCGCCGCCAGCAGCAGGAATCCCAGCGGGATGTGCCGCTGCACGACCGGGATGCGTACGATCCCCGGCCACGTGAGGCTGATCGTGCCGAGCAGCATCAGCCGCTTGTGCGTCTCGCGCCGGTAGCGGAAGTGGAGCGCCGCCGCGGTGAACCCGCCGAACAGCGCGATGTCCCCGAGCGGCACGATCATGAACGCGAGCCCGTCGGGGAACGCGCCGAACGTACGGTTGCGCCGCGCGCCGTCGAGCGACGCGAGCACGCCGAGCACGAGCATCGCCGCGGCGAGCGCGCCGCCGGCGACGCCGAGCCGGCGGTGCAGGTCCACCCGATGCGCGGCGACGAGCGACGTCTGGGCGAGCAGCAGCACCAGCCACCCGGTGAACACCGCGCCGTGCACGTGCGCGATGGTCGGGATCGGTGGTGCGGCGGTGAGCGCCCGCAGGTAATAGCTCGGCGCGAACCCGACGAAGACGACGACCATCGCCGCCGCCGTCATGCCGACGTAGAATCGTCGCGTGCGTCGCGCCTCGGCCGGCGCCGCGACCCGCATCGTGTCCGTCGTCATCGCTGGCTCCATGTTCGTGTCGCGCACAGCGTCGGCCGGCGACGCGGGTGCGACAAGCACCGAACCGCACGCGTACCGCACCACGCAGGTACCGCACGTGCCCGACACGCCCGCACCCGACCGCGAGGAGATCCTGGCGCAGCTCGACCGCGTCCTGGCGAGCGCGGGCTTCCGCCGCGCCGACCGGTCGAGCGCGCTGCTGCGCTTCGTCGTGGAGCGCGCGCTCGACGGCGACGACGAGCGGCTGAAGGAGTACACGCTCGGCGCCGAGGCGCTCGGCCGCGGCGTCGCGTTCGACCCGCGCACCGACCCGATCGTGCGCGCGGAGGCGTCGCGGCTGCGCGAGCGCCTGGCCCGCTACTACGCCGCCGACGGCGCCGACGACCCGGTCGTGATCGCGCTGCCGAAGGGGAGCTACGTGCCCCGCTTCGCCCCGCGCGGCGACGCGATGACCACGACGACGGCGGGGAGACGCGTCGGGCCGCCGGACCGCGTGGTGTGGGGCGTGGCCGGCGCGGCGCTCGCGTTGAGCATCGTGGCCGCCGTCGCGTGGACGCGCGCGACGCGAGTGCGCGACATGGACGGCACACCTCTGCGGCTGGAGGTCGAGCTCCGTTCCGACGGCGTGCTCGGATCCGAGGTCGGCCCCGACGTCGCGGTCGCGCGCGACGGCACGCGACTCGTGTTCGTGGCGCGCGACAGCGCGGGGCTCGCGCACCTGTACACGCGGCGGCTCGACGAGAGCGCCGTCGCCAGGCTGGCGGGCACCGACGGCGCGCGCGTGCCGTTCCTGTCGCCCGACGGCCGGTGGGTGGGGTTCTTCGCCGACGGCGCGCTGAAGAAGACGCCGACCGACGGCGGCTCGCCGGTGGTGCTGTGCGAGGCGACCGACGTGCTGGGCGCCGCGTGGGGCGACGACGGCACGATCGTGGCCGCGCTCAACCCCACGGGCGGGCTGTGGCGGGTCCCCGAAGCGGGCGGCGCACCACGCGTGCTCGTCGACCTCTCGGCGGAGCACGCGCAGCCCGTGTGGCCGCAGATCCTGCCCGGCGGCGCGGTGCTCTACACGCGCCACACGCGCATCGACACCGACCGCGCCGACGTGGAGGTGTACGACCCGCGCACCGGCACTCGGCGGCGCGTGGTCCGCGGCGGCACGTACGCGCGCTGGCTGCCTAACGGCTATCTCGCGTACGTGAACCAGGGCACGCTGTACGCCGCGTCGTTCGACGTCGCCCGCCTTGCCGTCACCGGCACGGCGGTGCCAGTGCTCGACGACGTGGCATACTCGCGCGCGTTCGGCTATGCGCAGCTCGACGTGTCGCCGGCGGGCGGCGGCACGCTCGTCTACCGGCGCAGCGCGGCGAGCGGGCGGTTCGTCGTCGCGTGGATCGACCGCGCGGGACGCGTGTCGCCGCTGCTCGACCGGCCGGGGCGCTACGCGTGGCCGGCGCTGTCGCGCGACGGCCGGCGGCTCGCGGTGACCTCGATGGACGCGGGCCAGGGGGCGATCCTCGTGCACGACGCGGCGAGCGGCGAGACCCGGCGCCTCACGGGAGCGGCCGCGGAGCACGGCGGCCTGCTGTGGTGGTCCGACGCGACGCTGCTCGTGGGCGGCCGCGGCGGCATCGCGTCGCTGCGCGTCGACCGCGCGGAAGCGCCTCGTGTGCTGCTGCCGGTGAGCGACGTCGCCGTCCCGTGGTCCGTCGCGCCGGGCGGCAGGCTGCTCGCGTACTACGCACTGCATCCCGGCACGGGCTTCGACCTGTGGACGGCGCCGCTCGGCGGCGACTCGGCGCGCGCCGCGTTAGGCACCCCGACCTCGCTCCTGCGCACGTCGGCATTCGAGGTGTACCCGGCGATCTCGCCCGACGGCCGGTGGCTCGCCTACGGCTCGAACGAGTCGGGCGCGTGGGAGATCCACGTGCGGCGGATGGGCGGCGGGGCCTCGGTGCGCGTGTCGCCGACCGGCGGACGCGTTCCGCGCTGGTCGCCGAACGGCCGCGAGCTGCTCTACCAGACCGAGGACCAGCGTGTGTTCGTGACTACGTTCCATGTGCGCGGCGCCACGTTCACCGTCGACCCGCCGCGGCCGTGGGGCGGCTCGGGCGCGCCGCCGTTAGGCGACACGGGCGTGCTGCCAGGCTTCGACGTCGCGCCCGACGGCGAGCGCATCGCCGCGCTGCTGCCGGCCGCGGCCCCCGCGGAGCGGCAGTCGCCCGACCACGTGACGATGGTGCTGAACTTCCTCGGTGCGGTGCGGCGCCGTGTCGACGGCGCCCGTCGGTAGATCCAGGGAGGACGAGATGCACAACATACTGGTGCTCGGCGGCGGCTTCGGCGGCGTGACGGCGGCGCGCCACCTCGAGCGCCTCCTCGGCGCGCGCGACGACGTCACGATCACGCTCGTGAGCCGCGAGAACTACTTCGTGCTCACGCCGCTCCTGTTCGAGGCGTGCTCCGGCACGCTCGAGCTGCGGCACTGCGCGCAGCCCATCCGCCCCGCCCTGCGCCGCGCGCGCTTCGTCGAGGCGACCGTCGAGGAGGTCGACGTGGAGCGGCGGGTGGTGCGCGCGACCGCGGCGGGCGGCGCCATGCACGAATTCCCGTACGACGACCTCGTGGTCGCGTTGGGCGGCACGACGAACATGTCGCTGATCCCCGGCTCCGCGCACGCGCTCACGTTCAAGTCCATGGCGGACGCGCTCGTGCTGCGGAATCATCTCATCGAGCGGTTCGAGCGGGCCGACGCGGCGGCCGATCCCACCGACCGACGACGGTGCCTGACCGTCGTCGTCATCGGCGGAGGGCTCGTCGGCGTCGAGCTGCTCGGCGAGCTGACGGCGTTCGCCGACGAGGTGCTCCGCTACTACCCGCGCATCCCGCGCGACGACGTGCGGTTCCACCTGTACGAGGCGGGGCCGCGCATCCTCCCCGAGCTCGACGCGAAGCTCGCCGACGTCGCCGTGCGCGTGCTGCGGAAGCGCGGCGCCGAGCTGCGGAGCGGGACACCCGTGCGCGCGATCGAGCCGGGCCGCGTGCTGCTCGCGGACGGGCCGATCGACGCCGGCACCGTGGTACTCGCGGCGGGCATCGTGCCTAACGGCGCGGCGCTCGGCATCCCGGTCGACCACGACGCGCGCGGGCGGATCGCGGTCGAGGCGACGATGCGGAGTCGGAGCCACCCGAACGTGTGGGCGCTCGGCGACTGCGCCGCGATCACCGGGCCCGACGGCCGCCCGTACCCGCAGCTCGCACAGTTCGCGACGCGCGAGGCGAAGCAGCTCGCCCGCAACGTGGTCGCCGCCATCGACGGACGGGCACCCATGCCGTTCCACTTCCGGTCGCTCGGGACGATGGCGTCGTTAGGCGGCACGCGCGCCGTCGCGCAGCTCATGGGCGTGCGGCTCACCGGCTTTCCCGCGTGGTGGTTCCGGCGGACGTACTACCTGTTCCAGATGCCGCGCTGGGACCGCCGCCTGCGCATGATCCTCGACTGGACGATCGCGCTGTTCTTCCGGCCCGACGTCACGCGGGTCGACGTCGCGCCGCTCGGGTCGGCGGCGACGGTGTAGACTTAGGCAGCACCACACCACCACAACCGTCTGCAATCGAGCATGGAGTCGATGATGAACCGTCCGGAGATGAGCTCCGAGACCGGGATGGCGATCCCCACCGTCCGCGGCATGCTGCGCCTGTTCGGGCGCGCGTTCCTGCTGCGGTGCCCCCACTGCGGCAAGGGGCCGGTGCTCCAGAGCTGGATGAAGCTGCGCGTGAAGTGCGGCACGTGCGGGCTCAGGCTTCAGCGCGGCGAGCACGACACCGTGATGGGCTTCGCGTTCATCCTGTTCGCGCTCGTCGGGCTGTTCTCGTACGCCGTCCTCGTGGTCACGCTGCTCGTGACGCGCACGACCCCCTGGGACCTGCTGCAGAACGGGCTCCCGGTGCTGGTGATCGTGGAGCTGTTCGCGTTCTTCCCGTTCGCGAAGCTGCTGTGGCTCGCGTTCGACCTCGCGCTGCGGCCGGTCACGCCGTCGGAGCTCGAGTGGCACCGCAGCGCCACGCAGCAGTTCGAGACCGAGCGCGACGCGCCGCGCTGAGCGCTCGCCGAGCGGCGCTATCCCTCCGCCGCCCGCACGCCGACGTTCCGCGGCAGCCACAGCGTGAACGTCGTGCCCTGCCCCGCGGCACTCTCGACACTGAGGTCGCCGTCGAGCAGACGCGCGAGCCGCCGGCTCACCGGCAGCCCCAGCCCGGTGCCGCCCTTCACGCGCGTGAGCGACTGATCGATCTGCGTGAACGGATCGAAGATGCGCTCGAGGTTCTCGCGAACGATGCCGGGGCCCGTGTCGCGCACGCGGAACACGACGCGGTCGCTCGTCGCCTCGACGTCGAGCGTGACCTGGCCGGCGTCCGTGAACTTCAGCGCGTTGCCGAGCAGGTTGATCAGGATCTGCCGCAGCTTCGTCGGATCGGTGCCGAGCGTGACCCCCTCGGCGGCCTGGTTCACGACGAGCGCGAGCCCCTTCTGCAGCGCCTGCGGCACGAACAGCTCGCCCACGCTCTCGACGAGCGGCGCGACGTCCACGACCACCGGGTGGATCTCCTCCTTGCCCGCGTCGACGCGCGAGAACGTGAGGATCTCCTCGATGATGCTGATGAGGTGCCGCGCGGCCGCCTTCACCCGGCTGAGATAGGTCTTCTGGAGCGGCTCGACCGGGCCGACCATCTCGCCCTCGAGCAGCTCCATGTACCCGACCACCGCGGAGAGGGGCGTGCGCAGCTCGTGGCTCATCGACGCGAGGAACTCGCTCTTCGCGCGGCTCGCCGTCTCCGCCCGCTGCAGCGCGTCGCGCAGCTCCTCCTCGCGCGCCACGCGCTCCGTGACGTCCTGCACGAGCACGAACACGCCGTCGACGCGCGCATCGCGCAGCAGCGGCACGATGCGCGCGCTCTGCTGCATGTGCTCGAAGTCGTGGTGGCCCGGCGGCGACGGCAGCGGCAGGAAGTAGCGGTGGAACCGGTGCGCCCAGACGGTCGTCACGCCGACGAGCGCTCGGCGCAGCGCGGCCTCCGCGGGCGTGTCGCGCAACCCCGGGAACACGTCGAGCAGCGGCCGGTCGACGACGTCCGCCGCGACCGCACCGCTGGCCGCGGCGAGCCAGCGATTCCACCCGCGGACGACGAGGTCGCAGTCGAGCGTGAGGATCCCGAGCTCGAGCACCTCGCCCAGCTCGGAGAGCAGCGGGAGTGCTTCGGCGCCTAACGATGTGAGCGGCGACTCCTGCAGCGGCACCGTCACTCCTCCCGCGCCGCGAGCGCGCGGGCGATGAGCGCCAGGGAGTGCATGCCGACGGCGATCATGAGATAGCCGCCGACCTCGCCTTCGCTGAGGCGGAACCGCGTCGCCGCGAGCAGCGTGTAGTTCAGCTCCTCGCTGTCGACCTGCAGCGAGCGCAGCAGCCCCTCGAGCGACTCCACGTGCATGCGCGGCACCGAGAACGTCACCGCGACGTGGAGCATGTCGCCGAACGAGCTGAGACACGAGCTGAGGATGACGTTGCCGACTTCCGCGAGCACCTCGCGCGCCGACTGGTCGAGCCGCCCGCCGACGGCCACGCCGCCGTCGGTCATGAGGCCAGTGAGCCGCGTCGCGCTCGCGTAGTCGAGCACGAGCACGGCGTCGCCGGTGACGCTGCCCTTGAAGATCTGGTGCACCGTGGCCAGATCGCCGTCGAGGAACTCCACGAGCCGTGTGTACGTCTCGTCGATCGGGCAGATCCACAGTCGTGGCAGCTCGACG carries:
- a CDS encoding PEP-CTERM sorting domain-containing protein (PEP-CTERM proteins occur, often in large numbers, in the proteomes of bacteria that also encode an exosortase, a predicted intramembrane cysteine proteinase. The presence of a PEP-CTERM domain at a protein's C-terminus predicts cleavage within the sorting domain, followed by covalent anchoring to some some component of the (usually Gram-negative) cell surface. Many PEP-CTERM proteins exhibit an unusual sequence composition that includes large numbers of potential glycosylation sites. Expression of one such protein has been shown restore the ability of a bacterium to form floc, a type of biofilm.); protein product: MTFRTTLPRPVHACRVAGFLLAASAVAVPAAAQTTTYVSGQVVDAATGAQDLQALLGAASLTTHAALPGASAAAAIDVAGGAAHLYAGTSGSTHSATASAAFGYHVTLTNTGGPATVAPMQLFLDGIFRQTIPGSTDGTPYANVIGRAWDINSGRLVSSVDLWLFGDDATPAQHAWDALLLPRPAIVGGATTFRIDWSYTVAADAGWEADFQNTARIFFPTVNGIAWSADAGVLTQQARPAWAQDERVDYEVDPSSTTTPEPMTIALLGTGLLALGAVARRRRV
- a CDS encoding SRPBCC family protein, coding for MFVVESSALVPHPPRTAFAAAASLEGAVRWQSGVEGVRRPRGRGLRTSPLVLLYRALGERHRLAVRVTEFDPPARFAYRAEGDAFALETTLAFEPAPDGTRVLQHVALDTAVGAAPDAAALRRLLARRTAGDLARLTAWVAAWSRMMRAPRAEAPAVLARMAD
- a CDS encoding BTAD domain-containing putative transcriptional regulator, whose product is MSDAAAATPSAPTAPAVPHNVPPALSSFVGRARERADLARALGGAGGTRLVTITGPGGAGKTRLAREVAAAGAASRDDGRPPFPGGVWWVELAPVSDPSAVAPAIGDALGVRPAPGRDVLDAVAEVLRGVGPASSGDDGPRTLLVLDNCEHVVEAAAMLVERLLRAVPSLAMLATSREALAVEGEQVRVLPPLASPPTTTPTAAAIAHYEAVRLFVERAQAASPAFALSDASAPAVATITARLDGLPLALELAAASVGALGVEQVAARLDDAFRLLTRGRRTALPRHRTLQALLDWSYELLRPAERALLARLAVFRGPFTADAVEAVGAAGHGDAIPDGAAAVAALGRLVEQSLVEARDHHGETRFRLLETVKQYGLDRLGADPDEARRTHARHARWVEALASAAAPATWSAARGRTVARLARDVDEIRGALDWALGAEPMLAARIVGALAWFWISGVSWQDARGRVEAALAAADAEGVSDAARSPADQRALAELLFPLSALQWFAGESAPMLRTAERAETLWSAVAAGGTDDALRAARGRAMMRQQRGLALAALGRVDESRRAADDAVCIAGESGDAWLDAVMRCRRPYIGRLGGAYDRAPAEYADAIARLRAVGETWLLSRSLYEKGEMELAAEDLAAAAASMRESVAVLHDEPDAWFLSCALDTLATIAVTSSSAARGNAAAARLLGAAAELRARCGAEVIEAERGRHAATVAQVRATLPRATFDAEWAAGAALDLDGLFALARDADVLDADVTGAERSVRAPEAAPPAASGPASPAVAPLAVRVLGPLVVARDGVPLGAGELPGGKVSELLLYLVCHPEGRTKEEIGLALWPDASAAQVRGVFHVTLHRLRRAIGGERGWVTVVDGRYALAREPAPGVRLACDVDDLLAAADALARAERRQQALDAAALADAERALGVGADGGPRGDLAPGLALGDWIVEHQDRVRAAWADGVQALGRQHARVGRAAEGARVLGALVTREPLRESAHRELMVLWAASGERARALAHYDALVTLLRREVGVPPSRDTQGIAERIRLG
- a CDS encoding TolB family protein, yielding MPDTPAPDREEILAQLDRVLASAGFRRADRSSALLRFVVERALDGDDERLKEYTLGAEALGRGVAFDPRTDPIVRAEASRLRERLARYYAADGADDPVVIALPKGSYVPRFAPRGDAMTTTTAGRRVGPPDRVVWGVAGAALALSIVAAVAWTRATRVRDMDGTPLRLEVELRSDGVLGSEVGPDVAVARDGTRLVFVARDSAGLAHLYTRRLDESAVARLAGTDGARVPFLSPDGRWVGFFADGALKKTPTDGGSPVVLCEATDVLGAAWGDDGTIVAALNPTGGLWRVPEAGGAPRVLVDLSAEHAQPVWPQILPGGAVLYTRHTRIDTDRADVEVYDPRTGTRRRVVRGGTYARWLPNGYLAYVNQGTLYAASFDVARLAVTGTAVPVLDDVAYSRAFGYAQLDVSPAGGGTLVYRRSAASGRFVVAWIDRAGRVSPLLDRPGRYAWPALSRDGRRLAVTSMDAGQGAILVHDAASGETRRLTGAAAEHGGLLWWSDATLLVGGRGGIASLRVDRAEAPRVLLPVSDVAVPWSVAPGGRLLAYYALHPGTGFDLWTAPLGGDSARAALGTPTSLLRTSAFEVYPAISPDGRWLAYGSNESGAWEIHVRRMGGGASVRVSPTGGRVPRWSPNGRELLYQTEDQRVFVTTFHVRGATFTVDPPRPWGGSGAPPLGDTGVLPGFDVAPDGERIAALLPAAAPAERQSPDHVTMVLNFLGAVRRRVDGARR
- a CDS encoding NAD(P)/FAD-dependent oxidoreductase, with the protein product MHNILVLGGGFGGVTAARHLERLLGARDDVTITLVSRENYFVLTPLLFEACSGTLELRHCAQPIRPALRRARFVEATVEEVDVERRVVRATAAGGAMHEFPYDDLVVALGGTTNMSLIPGSAHALTFKSMADALVLRNHLIERFERADAAADPTDRRRCLTVVVIGGGLVGVELLGELTAFADEVLRYYPRIPRDDVRFHLYEAGPRILPELDAKLADVAVRVLRKRGAELRSGTPVRAIEPGRVLLADGPIDAGTVVLAAGIVPNGAALGIPVDHDARGRIAVEATMRSRSHPNVWALGDCAAITGPDGRPYPQLAQFATREAKQLARNVVAAIDGRAPMPFHFRSLGTMASLGGTRAVAQLMGVRLTGFPAWWFRRTYYLFQMPRWDRRLRMILDWTIALFFRPDVTRVDVAPLGSAATV
- a CDS encoding DUF983 domain-containing protein, with product MNRPEMSSETGMAIPTVRGMLRLFGRAFLLRCPHCGKGPVLQSWMKLRVKCGTCGLRLQRGEHDTVMGFAFILFALVGLFSYAVLVVTLLVTRTTPWDLLQNGLPVLVIVELFAFFPFAKLLWLAFDLALRPVTPSELEWHRSATQQFETERDAPR
- a CDS encoding sensor histidine kinase gives rise to the protein MPLQESPLTSLGAEALPLLSELGEVLELGILTLDCDLVVRGWNRWLAAASGAVAADVVDRPLLDVFPGLRDTPAEAALRRALVGVTTVWAHRFHRYFLPLPSPPGHHDFEHMQQSARIVPLLRDARVDGVFVLVQDVTERVAREEELRDALQRAETASRAKSEFLASMSHELRTPLSAVVGYMELLEGEMVGPVEPLQKTYLSRVKAAARHLISIIEEILTFSRVDAGKEEIHPVVVDVAPLVESVGELFVPQALQKGLALVVNQAAEGVTLGTDPTKLRQILINLLGNALKFTDAGQVTLDVEATSDRVVFRVRDTGPGIVRENLERIFDPFTQIDQSLTRVKGGTGLGLPVSRRLARLLDGDLSVESAAGQGTTFTLWLPRNVGVRAAEG